Proteins from a single region of Verrucosispora sp. NA02020:
- a CDS encoding Na+/H+ antiporter subunit A, whose product MLVLLILHLVAALAAPLLVRRWGARACYPLALAPAAAFGWAVVRTPDVTDGGAVVETYPWIPKLGLDLAFRTTTLSWVMTLLIGGVGALVLVYSARYFPPPAVGTAQFAGVLVGFAGAMLGLVFADDLLLLYVCWELTTVFSYLLIGHSAERRSARWAAAQALTVTTFGGLAMLVGFIMLGHHAGTYRLSELSQHPLPGGAYLVVAVVLILLGALSKSALLPFTSWLPVAMAAPTPVSAYLHAAAMVKAGVYLLGLLAPLLAQASPWRPVVLVAGLATMVLGGWSALRQNDLKLLLAYGTLSQLGLVAVAIGVGTPDAALAGVAMLVAHALFKAALFLVVGIIDHGAHTRDLRKLSGLGRSTPVLAVVAGLAAASMAGVPPLFGFAAKEAIFAAFTDRPVALAVLVVGTVLTVAYSIRFLWGAFGTRPGLAPTELERIPAAMLWPPAVLAGAGLVAGPAAGALDHLFRPYAQLLGPVHGHLTLWPGFHLALGLSALTLAGGAVLFLLRGPLTPVLARLRSPATGQQGYEWLIHRFDRTAVDVTSVTQRGSLPQYLGLILIVLSAVPGGVLLVIRPWEQSLMLWGSPAQPVVLLVIAMAALLAVGASRRLTAMLLVGVTGYGTAMFFVLHGAPDLALTQFLVETVTIAVFVLVLRRLPERFSVRPLRRSRWIRRSIGALVGLTVAGLALAATAARHTRTISEDFPRLAVEQGYGRNVVNVTLVDIRAWDTFGELAVLVAAATGVASLVFQQSRTGPRPRRLDADRGESLAGRPVWLRGGATLIERNRSIVLEVVTRLIFHTAVLFSFYLLFSGHNAPGGGFAGGLVASLALTMRYLAGGRYELAEAAPVSAGTVLGAGLGLAVCGAVASLLAGGAVLESARIDLWLPVIGDFYLITSLFFDIGVYLVVIGLALDVLRSLGAEVDRHIEAAGGPEGGLAVERRGGTR is encoded by the coding sequence GTGCTCGTACTGCTGATCCTGCACCTCGTGGCGGCGCTGGCGGCACCGCTGCTGGTCCGTCGGTGGGGTGCGCGCGCCTGCTATCCGCTGGCGCTCGCGCCGGCCGCCGCGTTCGGCTGGGCGGTGGTCCGCACCCCCGACGTGACCGACGGCGGTGCGGTGGTCGAGACGTACCCGTGGATCCCGAAGCTCGGGCTCGACCTGGCCTTCCGGACGACCACGCTGTCCTGGGTGATGACCCTGCTGATCGGCGGCGTCGGCGCGTTGGTGCTGGTCTACAGCGCACGGTACTTCCCGCCCCCGGCCGTCGGGACGGCCCAGTTCGCCGGGGTGCTGGTCGGCTTCGCCGGAGCCATGCTCGGCCTGGTCTTCGCCGACGACCTGCTGCTGCTCTACGTCTGCTGGGAACTGACCACGGTCTTCTCGTACCTGCTCATCGGGCACAGCGCCGAGCGGCGTTCGGCCCGCTGGGCCGCCGCCCAGGCGCTGACCGTGACCACGTTCGGCGGCCTGGCCATGCTGGTCGGGTTCATCATGCTTGGCCACCACGCCGGCACCTACCGCCTGTCGGAACTGTCGCAACACCCGCTTCCCGGCGGGGCGTACCTGGTCGTCGCCGTGGTGCTGATCCTGCTCGGGGCGCTGTCCAAGTCGGCCCTGCTGCCGTTCACCTCGTGGCTGCCGGTGGCGATGGCGGCACCGACGCCGGTCAGCGCGTACCTGCACGCGGCGGCGATGGTGAAGGCCGGCGTCTACCTGCTCGGTCTGCTTGCCCCGTTGCTGGCGCAGGCGAGCCCGTGGCGACCGGTGGTACTTGTCGCCGGGCTGGCCACCATGGTGCTGGGCGGCTGGTCCGCGTTGCGGCAGAACGACCTGAAACTGCTGCTGGCGTACGGCACGCTCAGCCAGCTCGGCCTGGTGGCGGTGGCGATCGGGGTGGGCACCCCGGACGCCGCGCTGGCCGGCGTGGCGATGTTGGTGGCACACGCCCTGTTCAAGGCGGCGCTGTTCCTCGTCGTCGGCATCATCGACCACGGCGCACACACCCGTGACCTGCGCAAGCTGTCCGGCCTGGGGCGAAGTACCCCGGTCCTGGCGGTGGTGGCCGGGCTCGCCGCCGCCTCCATGGCCGGGGTGCCGCCACTGTTCGGTTTCGCCGCGAAGGAGGCGATCTTCGCCGCCTTCACCGATCGGCCGGTGGCGCTGGCCGTGCTGGTGGTCGGCACCGTGCTCACGGTCGCCTACAGCATCCGGTTCCTCTGGGGCGCGTTCGGCACCCGTCCCGGCCTGGCGCCGACCGAACTGGAGCGGATCCCGGCGGCGATGCTCTGGCCACCGGCCGTGCTCGCCGGGGCGGGACTCGTCGCCGGGCCGGCGGCGGGCGCGCTCGACCACCTGTTCCGCCCGTACGCGCAACTCCTCGGACCGGTCCACGGGCACCTCACCCTCTGGCCCGGCTTCCACCTCGCGCTCGGTCTCTCCGCGCTGACCCTCGCCGGCGGCGCGGTGCTGTTCCTGCTCCGCGGTCCGTTGACCCCGGTGCTGGCCCGACTGCGGTCCCCGGCCACCGGACAGCAGGGCTACGAGTGGCTCATCCACCGCTTCGACCGGACCGCGGTGGACGTCACCAGCGTCACCCAACGGGGTTCACTGCCGCAGTACCTCGGTCTCATCCTGATCGTGCTCTCCGCCGTGCCCGGCGGGGTGCTGCTGGTGATCCGTCCGTGGGAACAATCCCTGATGCTGTGGGGCTCGCCCGCGCAGCCGGTGGTGCTGCTGGTGATCGCGATGGCGGCGCTGCTCGCCGTCGGGGCCAGCCGCCGGCTCACCGCGATGCTGCTGGTCGGGGTGACCGGCTACGGCACCGCGATGTTCTTCGTGCTGCACGGCGCACCTGACCTGGCGCTCACCCAGTTCCTGGTGGAGACCGTGACCATCGCGGTCTTCGTGCTGGTGCTGCGTCGCCTGCCGGAGCGGTTCTCGGTGCGTCCGCTGCGCCGCAGCCGCTGGATCCGCCGGTCGATCGGCGCACTGGTCGGCCTCACCGTGGCCGGGCTCGCACTGGCCGCGACGGCGGCCCGGCACACCCGCACCATCTCCGAGGACTTCCCCCGGCTCGCCGTCGAGCAGGGGTACGGCCGCAACGTGGTGAACGTGACGCTCGTCGACATCCGGGCCTGGGACACGTTCGGTGAGCTGGCGGTGCTGGTGGCCGCCGCGACCGGGGTGGCCAGTCTGGTCTTCCAGCAGTCCCGCACCGGCCCCCGGCCCCGACGGTTGGACGCCGACCGGGGCGAGAGCCTGGCCGGGCGGCCGGTGTGGCTGCGCGGCGGCGCCACGCTGATCGAACGCAACCGCTCGATCGTGCTGGAGGTGGTCACCCGGCTGATCTTCCACACCGCCGTGCTCTTCTCCTTCTACCTGCTGTTCTCCGGCCACAACGCGCCCGGTGGGGGATTCGCCGGTGGCCTGGTGGCCAGCCTGGCGCTGACCATGCGCTACCTCGCCGGCGGCCGGTACGAACTGGCCGAGGCCGCGCCGGTCTCCGCCGGCACCGTACTCGGCGCCGGGCTCGGCCTGGCGGTGTGCGGCGCGGTGGCCTCCCTGCTGGCCGGCGGTGCCGTGCTGGAGAGCGCGCGGATCGACCTCTGGCTGCCGGTGATCGGCGACTTCTACCTGATCACCTCGCTCTTCTTCGACATCGGCGTCTATCTGGTGGTGATCGGGTTGGCGCTGGACGTGCTGCGCAGTCTCGGTGCCGAGGTGGACCGGCACATCGAGGCGGCCGGCGGACCCGAGGGCGGGCTCGCCGTGGAGCGCCGGGGCGGCACCCGATGA
- a CDS encoding Na(+)/H(+) antiporter subunit C yields the protein MSAGANLVSFVAIGVLVGCGVTLLLERSLSRILLGIILIGNGVNLLIIFGGRSGRAPVAGVTEPDRMSDALPQAMVLTAIVITFGFTAFLLAISYRSWYLTGDDEVPDDLEDQQIVRRAARREVSTADLGGEPPESDPEQVDAPAPWQRRREGGPG from the coding sequence ATGAGCGCCGGGGCCAACCTTGTCTCGTTCGTGGCGATCGGGGTGCTCGTCGGCTGCGGGGTGACCCTGCTGCTGGAACGCAGCCTGAGTCGGATCCTGCTCGGCATCATCCTGATCGGCAACGGCGTCAACCTGCTGATCATCTTCGGTGGCCGGTCCGGGCGGGCACCGGTGGCCGGGGTCACCGAGCCGGATCGGATGAGCGACGCGCTGCCCCAGGCCATGGTGCTGACGGCCATCGTCATCACGTTCGGGTTCACCGCCTTCCTGCTCGCCATCAGCTACCGCAGCTGGTACTTGACCGGCGACGACGAGGTGCCCGACGACCTGGAGGACCAGCAGATCGTCCGCCGCGCGGCGCGCCGGGAGGTCTCCACCGCGGACCTCGGCGGGGAACCGCCGGAGAGCGACCCCGAGCAGGTCGACGCGCCCGCGCCGTGGCAGCGCCGCCGCGAGGGGGGCCCGGGATGA
- a CDS encoding Na+/H+ antiporter subunit D, producing the protein MTALVPLPVLLPVLGAALTLLLAKWPVPQRIVSVGCLATTLVVAVLLLVHAYRHGPAVVQVGAWPAPVGIVLVADQLAALMLVVSSAVTLCVLLYSIGQGQADTGESAPLAIFHPTYLVLTAGVTNAFLAGDLFNLFVGFEMLLAASFVLITLNSTRLRIRTGSTYVVVNVLASMIFLISVGLVYAATGTLNLAHLAARFDGLPEGVRLSLQLMLLLAFGIKAAVFPLSAWLPDSYPTAPAPVTAVFAGLLTKVGVYAIIRTQTLLFPGEQADRVLMVVAGLTMLVGILGAVAQSDLKRLFSFTLVSHIGYMIFGVGLSTVAGLVGAIFYVVHHITIQTTLFLVAGLIEQRTGSTDLRRLGGLARLTPLLAVLFFVSAMNLAGIPPFSGFLGKLGLLQAGVAVGGALPWTLVAVGTLTSLLTLYVASRVWNLAFWRTPCQTVEPTAPLPALTVGATIALVALGVSLTVVAGPLFDVTTGAAVDLRERTPYIHAVLPDGPP; encoded by the coding sequence ATGACCGCCCTCGTGCCGCTGCCGGTGCTGCTGCCGGTGCTGGGCGCGGCACTGACCCTGCTGCTGGCGAAGTGGCCCGTGCCGCAGCGCATCGTCAGCGTGGGTTGCCTGGCCACCACACTCGTGGTGGCGGTGCTGCTGCTGGTGCACGCCTACCGGCACGGTCCGGCGGTGGTGCAGGTCGGCGCCTGGCCGGCACCGGTGGGCATCGTGCTGGTCGCCGACCAGTTGGCGGCGTTGATGCTGGTGGTCTCCTCGGCGGTGACCCTGTGCGTGCTGCTCTACTCGATCGGCCAGGGCCAGGCGGACACCGGCGAGTCCGCGCCGCTGGCCATCTTCCACCCCACCTACCTGGTGCTGACCGCCGGCGTGACGAACGCCTTCCTCGCCGGGGACCTGTTCAACCTCTTCGTCGGATTCGAGATGCTGCTCGCCGCCAGCTTCGTGCTGATCACGCTGAACAGCACGCGACTGCGCATCCGCACCGGCTCGACGTACGTGGTGGTCAACGTCCTGGCCTCGATGATCTTCCTGATCTCGGTCGGCCTGGTGTACGCGGCGACCGGCACGCTCAACCTGGCCCACCTCGCGGCCCGCTTCGACGGGCTGCCCGAGGGCGTACGGCTGAGCCTGCAACTGATGCTGCTGCTGGCCTTCGGCATCAAGGCGGCGGTCTTCCCGCTCTCGGCCTGGCTGCCGGACAGCTATCCGACCGCCCCGGCCCCGGTCACCGCGGTCTTCGCCGGCCTGCTCACCAAGGTCGGCGTGTACGCGATCATCCGGACCCAGACCCTGCTCTTCCCCGGCGAGCAGGCCGACCGGGTGCTGATGGTGGTGGCCGGGCTGACCATGCTGGTCGGCATCCTCGGCGCGGTGGCCCAGTCGGACCTGAAACGACTGTTCTCGTTCACACTGGTCAGCCACATCGGCTACATGATCTTCGGGGTGGGGCTCAGTACCGTCGCCGGACTGGTCGGGGCCATCTTCTACGTGGTGCACCACATCACCATCCAGACCACCCTGTTCCTGGTCGCCGGCCTGATCGAACAACGCACCGGCAGCACCGACCTGCGTCGGCTCGGCGGCCTGGCCCGGTTGACGCCGCTGCTCGCCGTGCTCTTCTTCGTCTCGGCGATGAACCTCGCCGGCATACCGCCGTTCTCCGGGTTTCTCGGCAAGCTCGGGCTGCTCCAGGCCGGCGTGGCGGTCGGCGGCGCGCTGCCCTGGACGCTGGTGGCGGTCGGCACGTTGACCAGCCTGCTCACGCTCTACGTGGCCAGCCGGGTGTGGAACCTGGCCTTCTGGCGTACGCCCTGCCAGACCGTCGAACCGACCGCTCCGCTGCCCGCGCTGACCGTCGGCGCCACCATCGCCCTGGTGGCCCTCGGGGTGTCCCTGACCGTGGTGGCGGGTCCACTGTTCGACGTGACCACCGGCGCGGCCGTCGACCTGCGCGAGCGGACCCCGTACATCCACGCCGTCCTGCCGGACGGTCCACCGTGA
- a CDS encoding Na+/H+ antiporter subunit E, producing MTDLHGGPADEPGRDVRGRAGRWRDQAIAVGWLVLVWNLLWGEFTWGNLLGGILVGAAVLVFFPLPPVTFAGRLRPWGLLVFGVRFVVELVRASAHVARIAVQPGYVPRSAIVAVRLRVRTDLNLALTAEALSLVPGTLIVDVERESATLYVHVLDVRRRSDLIDAREQVRAVERRIIEAVGSTAEVRRLRADPADKESP from the coding sequence GTGACCGATCTCCACGGCGGGCCGGCCGACGAGCCGGGCCGGGACGTCCGCGGCCGGGCGGGCCGATGGCGGGACCAGGCCATCGCCGTCGGTTGGCTGGTGCTGGTCTGGAACCTGCTCTGGGGCGAGTTCACCTGGGGCAACCTGCTGGGCGGAATCCTGGTCGGCGCGGCGGTGCTGGTGTTCTTCCCGCTCCCGCCGGTGACCTTCGCCGGGCGGCTGCGGCCTTGGGGACTGCTGGTGTTCGGGGTCCGGTTCGTCGTCGAACTGGTCCGGGCCAGCGCGCACGTCGCCCGGATCGCGGTGCAGCCCGGGTACGTGCCCCGCTCGGCCATCGTGGCGGTGCGACTGCGGGTCCGCACCGACCTGAACCTGGCCCTCACCGCCGAGGCGCTCTCGCTGGTGCCGGGGACGTTGATCGTGGACGTGGAGCGGGAGAGCGCGACGCTCTACGTGCACGTGCTGGACGTACGCCGACGCAGCGACCTCATCGACGCCCGCGAGCAGGTACGCGCCGTGGAACGGCGGATCATCGAGGCGGTGGGGTCGACGGCCGAGGTCCGCCGCCTGCGCGCCGACCCGGCCGACAAGGAGTCCCCGTGA
- a CDS encoding monovalent cation/H+ antiporter complex subunit F, translated as MNTVLIVVLAGLLSVTALLALARLYRGPSLLDRVIAADMLLATMIGAVGAEAAINRHATTLPVLVALGLLGFVGSVSMVRFAVREKP; from the coding sequence GTGAACACCGTCCTCATCGTCGTACTGGCGGGTCTTCTGTCGGTGACCGCGCTGCTCGCCCTCGCCCGGCTCTACCGGGGGCCGTCGCTGCTGGACCGGGTGATCGCCGCCGACATGCTGCTGGCCACCATGATCGGCGCAGTCGGTGCGGAGGCGGCGATCAACCGGCACGCCACCACGCTGCCGGTGCTGGTGGCGCTCGGCCTGCTCGGCTTCGTCGGCTCGGTGTCGATGGTCCGCTTCGCCGTCCGGGAGAAGCCGTGA
- the mnhG gene encoding monovalent cation/H(+) antiporter subunit G: MTLGTVADWLGATSLIAGALLSLAAAIGVVRFPDAPTRMHAATKPQVLGVLLLLLGVGLRLRTVSDIGMIALVGVFQLATAPVAAQMIGRAAYRSGRLDRQLLEADDLADR, translated from the coding sequence GTGACCCTCGGGACCGTCGCCGACTGGCTGGGCGCGACCAGCCTGATCGCCGGTGCGTTGCTGAGCCTGGCCGCCGCGATCGGGGTGGTGCGCTTCCCGGACGCGCCGACCCGGATGCACGCGGCCACCAAGCCGCAGGTGCTCGGCGTCCTGCTCCTGCTGCTGGGGGTCGGGCTGCGGCTGCGGACCGTCTCCGACATCGGGATGATCGCGCTGGTCGGGGTCTTCCAGTTGGCCACCGCGCCGGTCGCCGCGCAGATGATCGGTCGGGCGGCGTACCGCAGCGGACGACTGGACCGGCAACTGCTGGAGGCCGACGACCTCGCCGACCGGTGA
- a CDS encoding M28 family metallopeptidase, whose protein sequence is MRPRTLRTAGLAAVVATATVAASALAGAPVAGAAPIAAAVTAPDISLTNVKGHLNQFQSIATANGGNRAHGRPGYLASVNYVRAQLDAVGYTTAVQSFTYNGATGYNLIADWPGGDPNAVVMTGAHLDSTTAGPGINDNGSGSAAILEVALAVARTGFAPDRHLRFAWWGAEELGLRGSQYYVNNLPTAERSRIKQYLNFDMVGSPNAGYFVYDGDNSDGVGSGPGPAGSAQIEQTIQAYFTSIGVPTRGTDFDGRSDYGPFISVGIPAGGTFTGAEGTKSSAQASLWGGTAGQAFDPCYHRSCDTLTNINDTALDRNADAIAYTVWTLAQVATPPPGTTVYSDTFETATGWTVNPAGTDTATAGRWERADPAATSSSGVATQLGTTVSGSFDLVTGPLAGSSAGDHDLDGGVSTVQSPTITLPSTGTLTLSFSWYLAHLNNSSSADYLRVRVVGSSTLTALTATGAATNRAASWQTGGADISALRGQTVRIVIDAADASTASLVEAAVDDVRIVQN, encoded by the coding sequence ATGAGACCCCGCACCCTCCGTACCGCCGGGCTAGCCGCGGTCGTCGCCACCGCGACGGTCGCCGCGTCGGCCCTCGCGGGCGCGCCCGTGGCCGGTGCCGCACCCATCGCCGCCGCCGTCACCGCGCCCGACATCTCCCTGACCAACGTCAAGGGGCACCTCAACCAGTTCCAGTCGATCGCGACCGCCAACGGTGGCAACCGGGCACACGGCAGACCCGGCTACCTCGCCTCGGTCAACTACGTCCGGGCACAGCTCGACGCCGTCGGCTACACCACCGCCGTCCAGTCGTTCACCTACAACGGCGCCACCGGCTACAACCTGATCGCCGACTGGCCCGGCGGCGACCCGAACGCGGTCGTGATGACCGGGGCGCACCTGGACAGCACCACCGCGGGGCCCGGCATCAACGACAACGGCTCCGGCTCGGCCGCGATCCTGGAGGTGGCGCTCGCCGTCGCCCGGACCGGGTTCGCACCCGACCGGCACCTGCGGTTCGCCTGGTGGGGCGCGGAGGAGTTGGGGCTGCGTGGCTCGCAGTACTACGTCAACAACCTGCCCACCGCCGAGCGCAGCCGGATCAAGCAGTACCTGAACTTCGACATGGTCGGCTCACCCAACGCCGGCTACTTCGTCTACGACGGGGACAACTCCGACGGGGTGGGTTCCGGGCCCGGCCCGGCCGGCTCCGCCCAGATCGAGCAGACCATCCAGGCGTACTTCACCTCGATCGGCGTACCGACCCGGGGCACCGACTTCGACGGACGAAGCGACTACGGCCCGTTCATCAGCGTGGGCATCCCGGCCGGTGGCACCTTCACCGGCGCCGAGGGCACCAAGTCCAGCGCCCAGGCGTCACTCTGGGGCGGCACCGCCGGGCAGGCGTTCGACCCCTGCTACCACCGGTCCTGCGACACGCTCACCAACATCAACGACACCGCGCTGGACCGCAACGCCGACGCGATCGCGTACACCGTCTGGACGCTGGCCCAGGTGGCGACCCCACCGCCCGGCACCACGGTCTACAGCGACACCTTCGAGACCGCCACCGGCTGGACCGTCAACCCGGCAGGTACGGACACCGCCACCGCCGGTCGGTGGGAGCGCGCGGACCCCGCCGCCACCAGCAGCTCCGGTGTCGCCACCCAGCTCGGCACCACGGTCAGCGGCAGTTTCGACCTGGTCACCGGACCGCTCGCGGGCAGCAGCGCGGGGGACCACGACCTCGACGGCGGCGTCAGCACCGTCCAGTCCCCGACGATCACCCTGCCGTCCACCGGCACGCTGACGCTCTCGTTCTCCTGGTACCTGGCCCACCTGAACAACTCCAGCAGCGCCGACTACCTGCGGGTACGCGTGGTCGGCAGCAGCACGCTCACCGCGCTCACCGCGACCGGCGCGGCCACCAACCGGGCCGCCTCCTGGCAGACCGGCGGCGCGGACATCTCGGCCCTACGCGGACAGACCGTCCGGATCGTGATCGACGCCGCCGACGCCAGCACCGCCAGCCTGGTCGAGGCCGCCGTCGACGACGTCCGCATCGTGCAAAACTGA
- a CDS encoding hemolysin family protein has product MLITVGLVLIIVLTIATGYFVAQEFGYVAVDRGKLKQSADEGDQASVRALEVTGRLSFMLSGAQLGITVTTLLVGYLAEPYLGAGLAELLGVSGVSTAVSLPLSVALALVIATVVQMVVGELAPKNLAIARPESVARALSRSTLVYLAVAGPLIKLFDRAAVRLLRRVGIEPIEELPSGATPEDLEQIIAESRQGGHLDAEMSELLDRGLDFRQLTAGEAMVPRVDVHTVLAHEPVSRVVELLDTGRSRFPVRGTEGVDDLVGVIGIADVLGVPPARRATTPVSTVAGAPLLVPETLPLPIVLDRLRSGHRQLACVVDEYGGFAGVITLEDIAEELVGPIRDEDDPPERAPARQEDGSWVVPARWRIDEVADSTGIALPEGPEYDTLSGLVMRELGRVPEVGDRLEIRLPADGDHGPGPRALVEVLAVDRHVADSVRLQLTDGPAEVGA; this is encoded by the coding sequence GTGTTGATCACCGTCGGTCTCGTACTGATCATCGTTCTGACCATCGCGACGGGCTACTTCGTCGCGCAGGAGTTCGGCTACGTCGCGGTCGACCGGGGCAAGCTCAAGCAGAGTGCCGACGAGGGCGACCAGGCGTCCGTCCGCGCCTTGGAGGTCACCGGCCGGCTGTCGTTCATGCTCTCCGGCGCGCAGCTCGGCATCACCGTCACCACGCTGCTGGTCGGCTACCTCGCCGAGCCCTATCTCGGCGCCGGCCTGGCCGAGCTGCTCGGCGTCTCCGGCGTCTCCACCGCGGTCAGCCTCCCGCTGTCGGTCGCCCTGGCCCTGGTCATCGCGACCGTGGTGCAGATGGTGGTCGGCGAGCTGGCCCCCAAGAACCTGGCCATCGCTCGGCCCGAGTCGGTGGCCCGGGCGCTGTCCCGTTCCACCCTGGTCTACCTGGCCGTCGCCGGGCCGCTCATCAAACTGTTCGACCGGGCCGCGGTACGGCTGCTGCGCCGGGTCGGCATCGAACCGATCGAGGAACTGCCCAGCGGCGCCACGCCGGAGGACCTGGAGCAGATCATCGCCGAGTCCCGGCAGGGCGGGCATCTCGACGCCGAGATGTCCGAGTTGCTGGACCGGGGGCTCGATTTTCGTCAACTGACCGCCGGCGAGGCCATGGTGCCCCGGGTCGACGTGCACACCGTCCTGGCCCACGAGCCGGTCAGCCGGGTGGTCGAGCTGCTCGACACCGGGCGTTCCCGCTTCCCGGTACGCGGCACCGAGGGCGTCGACGACCTGGTCGGCGTGATCGGCATCGCCGACGTACTCGGGGTGCCTCCGGCACGGCGTGCCACCACCCCGGTCAGTACGGTCGCCGGCGCACCGCTGCTCGTACCCGAGACGTTGCCGTTGCCCATCGTCCTGGACCGGCTCCGGTCCGGACACCGGCAGCTCGCCTGCGTGGTCGACGAGTACGGCGGCTTCGCGGGCGTCATCACGCTGGAGGACATCGCCGAGGAACTGGTCGGCCCGATCCGCGACGAGGACGACCCGCCGGAGCGGGCCCCGGCCCGCCAGGAGGACGGCTCATGGGTGGTGCCCGCACGCTGGCGCATCGACGAGGTCGCCGACAGCACCGGCATCGCGCTGCCCGAGGGCCCCGAGTACGACACCCTCTCCGGACTGGTGATGCGGGAGCTGGGCCGGGTACCCGAGGTCGGTGACCGCCTGGAGATCCGCCTGCCGGCCGACGGCGACCACGGTCCGGGGCCGCGTGCCCTGGTCGAGGTGCTCGCGGTGGACCGGCACGTGGCCGACTCGGTACGGCTCCAGCTCACCGACGGCCCTGCGGAGGTGGGTGCGTGA
- a CDS encoding hemolysin family protein, with amino-acid sequence MSTGFALITSVVLLALNGFFVAAEFALVASKRYRLEQAAAGGGRAAKAALDGVRELSLMLAGAQLGITLCTLGLGALAEPAIERLVGPLLHAVGLPYGASHVIALIFALSLVTFLHLVVGEMAPKSWAITHPERSALLLALPFRAFARVSRPVLSVLNAVANAMLRLFKVNPQDQLAQVHGPDELRMLLEQSHEHGLLGAAQHELLTSMLQLQATTVAQVMEPFDRMVTVRREDPVDRIEQVSRDSGRSRLAVLDAAGDVCGLVHVREAVRATAVRPEARAVDLMNEAITLPGTASVTEAVAVMRARRSQLALVRNGGGPARPVGFVALEDLLEEVIGEFDDETDPIPRAVRRLR; translated from the coding sequence GTGAGTACCGGATTCGCGCTGATCACCTCGGTGGTCCTGCTGGCGCTCAACGGGTTCTTCGTCGCCGCCGAGTTCGCCTTGGTGGCGAGCAAGCGGTACCGCCTGGAGCAGGCGGCGGCGGGCGGCGGGCGGGCGGCGAAGGCCGCTCTCGACGGCGTACGCGAGCTGTCGCTGATGCTGGCCGGCGCGCAGCTCGGCATCACCCTGTGCACGTTGGGCCTCGGTGCGCTGGCCGAACCGGCGATCGAACGGCTGGTGGGGCCGCTGCTGCACGCCGTCGGCCTGCCGTACGGCGCCAGCCACGTGATCGCGCTGATCTTCGCGCTCAGCCTGGTCACCTTCCTGCACCTGGTGGTCGGTGAGATGGCCCCGAAGTCCTGGGCGATCACCCACCCGGAGCGGTCCGCGCTGCTGCTGGCCCTGCCGTTCCGGGCCTTCGCCCGGGTGTCCCGGCCGGTGCTGTCGGTGCTCAACGCGGTGGCCAACGCGATGCTGCGTCTGTTCAAGGTCAATCCGCAGGACCAGTTGGCCCAGGTGCACGGCCCGGACGAGTTGCGGATGCTGCTGGAGCAGTCGCACGAGCACGGGCTGCTCGGTGCCGCGCAGCACGAGTTGCTGACCAGCATGCTCCAGTTGCAGGCGACCACCGTGGCGCAGGTGATGGAGCCCTTCGACCGGATGGTGACGGTACGCCGGGAGGACCCCGTGGACCGGATCGAGCAGGTCAGCCGGGACAGTGGCCGGTCCCGACTGGCGGTGCTGGACGCCGCCGGTGACGTCTGCGGCCTGGTGCACGTACGGGAGGCGGTGCGCGCGACCGCCGTCCGGCCGGAGGCCCGGGCGGTGGACCTGATGAACGAGGCGATCACCCTGCCGGGCACGGCCAGCGTGACCGAGGCGGTGGCCGTGATGCGGGCCCGCCGCTCGCAGCTCGCGCTGGTCCGCAACGGTGGTGGCCCGGCCCGACCGGTCGGCTTCGTCGCCCTGGAGGACCTGTTGGAGGAGGTCATCGGGGAGTTTGACGACGAGACCGATCCGATCCCGCGTGCGGTACGCCGCCTGAGGTAG